One segment of Paraburkholderia sp. PREW-6R DNA contains the following:
- the ptsP gene encoding phosphoenolpyruvate--protein phosphotransferase, whose product MLETAVIVKVDEGLHARPATQFAKLAKEFSCSLQVFRGTASADAKSAVKLMLLGVKQDDQILLRADGLDETVALPRLMQFLSEPSAGVMVVHKEKEAEVIRLSEKATAALPAGPATAVRGVPASEGFACGDAIAYLPEALRATRQFIEPHEVAEELDRFATAFNGAIAVMSQQFASMQCHKDIVEALADVAQSDEFSGAVKQRIVAGWDAAAATLQVGEELAASFLAMEDEYLRSRADDIRGVTRQVVLRLLDREDVSLACLSKPCIVLAAELTALDFARANLANIVGLVCTKGSATSHLAIMARSQGIPAVLGLPVAEDELRAVRRVALDGARGDVWFDPSAEREAEFAVHIAQDKSRRAALQVFRDVEPVTRDGRRIEVAANLGALSEIDAAIEAGAMGVGLFRTELLFMDQRVLPDEDEQFGIYSRLAEAFYPRPVVIRTLDVGGDKPVPGIEFPKEDNPFLGWRGVRMCLDRPDVFVPQLRALLRASVKGNVQVMVPMVDDVDEVRRVKALIAQCAQALSSEGVAHALPKLGIMIETPAAALTADLLAPEVDFFSIGTNDLTQYVMAVDRMNPGLASLYRTDHPAVLRAIGMVCEAARKANIGVAVCGEAAARPEMIPVLINLGVTELSMSPSSILRAKQIVSEL is encoded by the coding sequence TCTGCGTGCCGACGGTCTTGACGAGACTGTCGCGCTGCCGCGCCTGATGCAGTTCCTGTCCGAACCGTCTGCCGGCGTAATGGTGGTGCATAAAGAGAAGGAGGCCGAAGTAATCCGGTTGAGTGAAAAAGCGACTGCCGCGCTACCGGCCGGTCCAGCGACGGCCGTGCGCGGCGTGCCCGCCAGCGAAGGTTTTGCATGCGGGGATGCAATTGCCTATCTGCCGGAAGCGTTGCGCGCGACGCGGCAGTTCATCGAGCCGCACGAGGTCGCGGAGGAACTCGACCGGTTCGCGACGGCGTTCAACGGCGCGATTGCCGTCATGAGCCAGCAGTTCGCGTCGATGCAGTGCCACAAGGACATCGTCGAAGCATTGGCCGACGTTGCGCAGAGCGACGAATTTTCCGGTGCGGTCAAACAGCGGATCGTCGCGGGATGGGACGCGGCTGCCGCGACGTTGCAGGTGGGCGAGGAACTCGCCGCTTCGTTCCTTGCGATGGAGGACGAATACCTGCGCAGCCGCGCCGACGACATCAGGGGTGTCACGCGCCAGGTCGTGCTGCGGCTCCTCGATCGTGAGGACGTGAGCCTTGCGTGTCTGTCGAAGCCGTGCATCGTGCTGGCTGCCGAACTGACGGCACTCGATTTTGCACGCGCGAATCTCGCCAACATCGTGGGACTGGTGTGCACGAAGGGAAGCGCGACCTCGCACCTCGCCATCATGGCGCGCTCGCAAGGCATTCCCGCCGTGCTTGGCCTGCCGGTGGCAGAGGACGAGTTGCGCGCAGTCAGGCGGGTGGCACTCGACGGCGCGCGGGGCGACGTGTGGTTCGATCCGTCGGCCGAGCGCGAAGCGGAATTCGCGGTCCATATCGCGCAGGACAAAAGCCGGCGCGCGGCCTTACAGGTGTTTCGCGACGTCGAACCCGTGACGCGCGACGGCCGGCGAATCGAAGTCGCGGCGAACCTGGGCGCGTTATCGGAAATCGACGCGGCAATCGAAGCGGGTGCAATGGGCGTGGGTCTGTTTCGCACTGAACTGCTGTTCATGGACCAGCGCGTGCTGCCGGACGAAGACGAGCAGTTCGGGATCTATTCGCGTCTGGCAGAAGCCTTCTATCCGCGGCCCGTCGTCATTCGTACGCTCGATGTCGGTGGCGACAAGCCTGTGCCCGGCATCGAATTTCCAAAGGAAGACAATCCGTTTCTGGGTTGGCGCGGTGTGCGCATGTGTCTGGATCGGCCGGACGTTTTCGTTCCGCAATTGCGTGCGCTGCTGCGTGCGTCGGTCAAAGGCAACGTGCAGGTGATGGTGCCGATGGTCGACGACGTCGACGAAGTGCGCCGCGTCAAGGCGCTGATCGCGCAATGCGCGCAGGCTTTGTCCAGCGAAGGCGTAGCGCATGCTTTGCCGAAGCTGGGCATCATGATCGAGACGCCTGCTGCCGCGCTGACCGCCGATCTGCTCGCGCCCGAGGTCGATTTCTTCTCGATCGGCACGAACGACCTCACGCAGTACGTCATGGCGGTGGACCGCATGAATCCAGGTCTCGCCTCGCTGTACCGCACGGATCATCCTGCCGTGTTGCGGGCCATCGGCATGGTCTGCGAGGCCGCCAGGAAGGCGAACATCGGCGTGGCAGTGTGCGGCGAGGCAGCGGCGAGGCCCGAGATGATTCCTGTGCTGATCAATCTCGGCGTGACCGAGTTGAGCATGAGCCCGTCCTCGATATTGCGGGCAAAGCAGATTGTCAGCGAGCTTTGA